A window from Catharus ustulatus isolate bCatUst1 chromosome 14, bCatUst1.pri.v2, whole genome shotgun sequence encodes these proteins:
- the ATP1B4 gene encoding protein ATP1B4, with the protein MDRSTSTSGMDGQLRSPSQKVENKHEEKVQNPDREKDEPKADMGSKTWADLAGEMKIFLWNPEERTCMGRTAKSWGLILLFYFIFYTCLAGMFAFCLYVMLLTLSPYTPRYRDRVSPPGVMIRPYLNGFTIAFNVSQPSTWQPYVDSMHHFLAAYDDKVQEEKNIECVPGQYFIQGGNDGEEKKACQFKRSLLQNCSGIDDPTFGYSKGQPCILLKMNRIIGYRPGAGVPVSVDCKVQKGNESHLRSVDFYPGNGTFDLMYYPYYGKFTHVNYTSPLVAMHFTDVQRNYLVPIQCSLNGKGIINDLNSDRFLGRIIFTLSIGK; encoded by the exons ATGGACAGGAGCACCAGCACCAGTGGCATGGATGGTCAGCTCAGGAGCCCCAGCCAGAAGGTG GAAAATAAGCATGAGGAGAAGGTCCAGAATCCTGACAGAGAGAAGGACGAGCCTAAGGCAGACATGGGGAGCAAAACCTGGGCAGACCTGGCTGGGGAGATGAAGATATTCTTGTGGAACCCAGAGGAGAGAACATGCATGGGAAGAACAGCCAAGAGCTGGG GCTTGATCTTACtgttttacttcattttctACACGTGCCTGGCGGGGATGTTTGCCTTTTGCCTGTATGTGATGCTGCTCACGCTGAGCCCCTACACGCCCAGGTATCGGGACCGTGTGTCTCCACCAG GAGTGATGATCAGACCGTACTTGAACGGGTTCACCATTGCCTTCAAcgtctcccagcccagcacgtGGCAGCCGTACGTGGACAGCATGCACCACTTCCTAGCAG CTTATGATGACAAAGTTCAGGAGGAGAAGAATATCGAGTGTGTCCCAGGACAGTACTTCATCCAAGGGGGAAATGACGGTGAGGAGAAGAAGGCCTGCCAGTTCAAGCGCTCGCTGCTGCAGAACTGCTCTGGCATTGACGACCCAACGTTTGGCTACTCAAAAGGCCAGCCCTGCATCCTGCTGAAGATGAACCGG ATCATAGGCTACCGCCCTGGTGCCGGGGTCCCCGTGAGTGTGGACTGCAAAGTGCAG AAAGGCAATGAGAGTCACCTCAGGTCGGTGGACTTCTACCCTGGGAATGGGACGTTTGACCTCATGTATTACCCCTACTATGGCAAGTTCACCCAT GTCAACTACACCTCCCCTCTGGTGGCTATGCACTTTACAGATGTGCAGAGGAATTACTTGGTCCCCATCCAGTGCAGCCTGAATGGGAAAGGAATTATCAACGACCTGAACAGTGACCGCTTCCTGGGCCGAATCATCTTCACACTCAGCATTGGGAAGTAG